A region of Catenibacterium mitsuokai DNA encodes the following proteins:
- a CDS encoding CCA tRNA nucleotidyltransferase — translation MESKFSLTPLALDVFEAIKQAGGHVYLVGGCVRDFLLKRKSKDIDVEVHHLSFAALKEVLSPFGTVQVMGAAFAVVHLSTLEGYEFALPRIEEKTGLKHQDFNVIVDPDLPLEKACARRDFTINSMLYDIETGTVIDFYSGQKDLKNGILRATNGNHFSEDPLRVLRGASFMSRYGFKMDPDTKNLCQSIVEEGGLDTLSTERIYTEYCKILMGLYPSQGLNFLRDIHGLPFYLQDLDTTHQRTDYHPEGSVWNHTMLVTDLAALCKHHTSEPLWFMWSALLHDIGKPLVTTPEGHAYGHAEEGAALFDEKVDLILSHKQKRYIYTMIQYHMVLPTFSRNHARKIKFLRFLKAIDQKAPLKDLLYLARCDKLGRGMVTSASINELNAYVEEMISMCGDHAPVPIVTGKDLINEGFENHQDYSKILSLAYDYQLQGLNKEVIIRRLKNETGCHCSEGCTCQ, via the coding sequence CGAGATTTTCTTTTAAAAAGAAAATCTAAAGATATTGATGTAGAAGTACATCATCTCTCTTTTGCGGCTTTAAAGGAAGTATTGTCACCTTTTGGAACAGTACAGGTCATGGGTGCTGCATTTGCGGTGGTTCATTTGTCTACTCTTGAAGGCTATGAATTCGCCTTACCAAGAATAGAAGAAAAAACAGGACTCAAGCATCAGGACTTTAATGTGATTGTGGATCCTGATCTTCCTTTAGAAAAAGCTTGTGCAAGAAGAGATTTTACGATTAATAGTATGTTATATGATATAGAAACAGGAACAGTCATTGATTTCTATTCAGGCCAGAAGGATTTAAAGAATGGTATTCTTCGTGCAACAAATGGGAATCATTTCTCAGAAGATCCATTACGTGTACTAAGAGGCGCGTCCTTCATGTCACGTTATGGCTTTAAGATGGATCCAGATACAAAAAATCTATGTCAATCTATCGTAGAAGAAGGGGGATTAGATACGCTCAGCACAGAACGTATTTATACAGAATACTGTAAGATATTGATGGGATTATATCCTTCACAGGGACTCAATTTCTTAAGAGATATTCATGGCCTTCCGTTCTACTTACAGGACTTAGATACAACTCATCAAAGAACAGACTATCATCCAGAAGGCAGTGTCTGGAATCATACTATGCTGGTAACTGATTTAGCAGCATTATGTAAACATCATACAAGTGAACCGTTATGGTTTATGTGGAGTGCTTTATTACATGATATAGGTAAACCACTTGTAACAACACCAGAAGGACATGCTTATGGTCATGCAGAAGAAGGTGCCGCCCTCTTTGATGAAAAGGTGGATCTGATTCTCTCTCATAAACAGAAAAGATATATTTATACCATGATTCAATATCATATGGTATTACCTACATTTTCTCGTAATCATGCAAGAAAGATTAAATTCTTACGCTTCTTAAAAGCCATTGATCAGAAAGCACCTTTAAAGGATCTTCTCTATCTTGCAAGATGTGATAAGTTAGGTAGAGGTATGGTTACAAGTGCTTCTATCAATGAATTGAATGCTTATGTAGAAGAAATGATCTCTATGTGTGGTGATCATGCACCTGTTCCTATTGTGACAGGTAAAGATTTAATAAATGAAGGATTTGAGAATCATCAGGATTATTCTAAAATCCTTTCTCTAGCCTATGATTACCAATTACAGGGTTTAAATAAAGAAGTGATTATAAGGAGGTTGAAGAATGAAACAGGATGTCATTGCAGTGAGGGGTGCACGTGTCAATAA